The Gemmatimonas phototrophica region AGCGCCGCGAGAATGTTGCGCACGAGCGTCATGCCACCCCCGCCAGCGTGCGCCCACGGACCGGCGCGCGCGACGTGCGCTGAATCAGGGCCCGCACTTCGGTGGCAAACAGACGGGCGTCGGCGGTGCACTCCGCCATCAGCACATGGCGTCGATGGTGCGTGACCATGCGCAGCAGGGCGTGCGGCGCGTCATCGATGAGGTCGAGCCGATAGAGACTGTACGGTGGCGTCCATTGGACCTGTGCGCGGATCCGTCCACTGGAGATGGCGGTGAACATCACGACCATCAGACCATTGCTCGTCAGAAGCCACGCCAGTTGTCCGTCGGCCGTGGAGCGCCCGCGTACAACCGCCAGCAGCTGCGCATCGCGGGGGACCCATCCGTCCAGCGCGTCGCGTTCCATTTCGGTCAGGGACTGCATAGGTGCGCCCTCATGGTGGGCCACGGATAACATTGGCAACAGCACCACGCTATCCACGGCACAGATGTGCAATGGTCTCGCGCAGTGCCTTGACGGCGACCGTGTCCATTGCCAGGACACGATGCCGTCATGGCATGCTGGCAACCGGAGGCAAGGCCTCGTGCTGACGGTCGCCAACCCCACACCGGACGGTGCGAGCGGCTACTCCCCACTCGACAACGCCCCCGCGCCAACCCGGGACACGTGTCGTCTTTCAGAGTAGGGGATGCCGGTCTCTCTTCACAATCGTCCAACGCATCGAATGTTTCGATGACCCCAGGCAGCGCACTGAATGAGCCGCCAGCTCAGACGAGGCGCTATTTCGCCACCAGCACGAGGACCCGCTCGAGAAAGCGCTGCTCTACGTTGCCACTGCTGCCGCAGGGCAACCGATCGCCGCTGGCGCCGCCCGCCACGTCACGGGCGGAGGCGGTGAAGGTCATGCTGACCACCGCCTGGCCCTGTGCATTGGCTTTGACCGTGGCCAGCATGGACATGAAAATCCGGTAGGTGGCGGCGTTGGGACCGGTAATCCCCGACCCGCACGAGACCAGTTCCACCATGGGGCGCCCCATGAAACGCGCGGACCGATAAAAATCGGGATTGCCGATTTGTCCGGAGGTGGGATTGTTGAGCGTCACCGGAATGCTGTAGTCGGTGAAGGCCTGTTGCACCGCCGTGCGTGCAGCCGCGACCGGAACGGTAAGGGTCCGCGTAACCGCCAGCGGCACATCGGCGTACATCGTGGGCGCTTCCGGTCCGGAGAAGATGGTGGCCGCACGCTCGGGCGCCGTGTTCACGGTGGCGCCACTGCCAGCACAACCCATAACGCTAGCAAGAAGCGCCAGCCGGGCGGCCATTGATCCTGTTGGGATCACGGCCCCTCCGGCACGACAGCACGTGAATCCTGCGCGGCCACCACGCGCGCCGTCACCACCAACTGTCCCAGATGCCGCATCCCATGTTCTGCGGCGTGCACAATGCACCCCAAGACGGTACTGGGCAGCTGCGCCCGCCCAATGGTACGCACATCTCCCAGGATGGCCGGATCAATGGTGCGCACTTCGTCGAGCCGCGATTCAAGCTGCGCGATCAGCGCGTCAAGCAGTCGATCCCGCGTGTCCTCGGTCAGCGGTGCCGCCTCCGCTTTGAGGGCGACCACCTGCGCCTCGGTGAGCGTAGCGCCACGGGCATAGGTAAACAGTCGATCCAGCACGCCGGCCACGTGACGCACATGGAACGCCACGGACGCAACACCGGCCGGTCGGTCGTTCCACTGTGCCCACGACAGCGGCGCCACCACCGTGGGCACCTCATCGCGCAGCTGCAGCAGCATATGCGCCACCGGCTGCAGGGCATCAGGCACGCCGGTCACCGGTCCGCGCTGCCACCATTCTGGAGTTGGAGTCATCTCCAACGCTGCGCGTCGGGCCGGGTTTGTGCAACAGGGCTCGGGTGAAGCGCTGAGTGCGTGGCCTCCCCGGCCTCTACCGCCCCAATGCCCGACGTTGACGCAACACCTCGTAGACCCCCACCGCCACACTGGTGGACAGATTCAGTGATCTGATGTGCGCCGAGTGCATGGGCATGGTGACAAAGCGATCGGCGTAGCGCGCGTGCAGCTCCGCGGGGAGTCCCGCCGTCTCGCGACCGAACACCAGCACGGCGCCGTCGGCATCGCCCAGCGGCGCGTCCCAAAACGAGGTCGTACCCTTCGTGGAAAAGAACCACGGTTCACCCAGCCTGGGCATCTCGGCCTCGAACAGGTCCCAGTGTTTCCAGACACGCACGTCCACGTGTTCCCAATAGTCGAGCCCGGCCCGCTTGACCTCCCGTTCTGACAACGAGAATCCCAGCGGCTCGATGAGATGCAAGGTCGCGCCGGTGGCCAGGCACGTGCGCCCGGCGTTGCCGGTGTTCCAGTGAATCTCGGGATGAACAAGGACAACGTGCAGCGACATGGCCGGAGTGATATAGATCATGAAGGTGAGACAAGAAAAGCCGTTATCAACGCTTAGCTTTCCCGAATGTGGCCAATAGATTCCCCAAATATGTCGAACGCTCAGGTCATGGTCTGGCTCAACGGGGAATCACGGGTGGTCGAGGGGCCGGAGGCCCTGCTTCCCGTGTCGTCATGGCTCCGCACCGTCCTTCACCTGAATGGGACCAAGGTAGCGTGCGGCACCGGCGATTGCGGCGCCTGCACGGTGCTCGTAGCCACACCGGCCAGTGAGGTTGACGCCACCGTTCGGTGGCATCCGCTCAACAGCTGCGTGCGATTTGTGTTCCAGTTGCATGGGTGCCACGTGGTCACCATTGAA contains the following coding sequences:
- a CDS encoding DinB family protein; protein product: MTPTPEWWQRGPVTGVPDALQPVAHMLLQLRDEVPTVVAPLSWAQWNDRPAGVASVAFHVRHVAGVLDRLFTYARGATLTEAQVVALKAEAAPLTEDTRDRLLDALIAQLESRLDEVRTIDPAILGDVRTIGRAQLPSTVLGCIVHAAEHGMRHLGQLVVTARVVAAQDSRAVVPEGP
- a CDS encoding tRNA (cytidine(34)-2'-O)-methyltransferase, encoding MIYITPAMSLHVVLVHPEIHWNTGNAGRTCLATGATLHLIEPLGFSLSEREVKRAGLDYWEHVDVRVWKHWDLFEAEMPRLGEPWFFSTKGTTSFWDAPLGDADGAVLVFGRETAGLPAELHARYADRFVTMPMHSAHIRSLNLSTSVAVGVYEVLRQRRALGR